A genome region from Pseudoalteromonas tetraodonis includes the following:
- a CDS encoding methyl-accepting chemotaxis protein: protein MLLKRKVYLSLILAVVAPLAISTLIFSNSIRSNTEDKLAKVDLPTALSEVKSQIELELSTPIVVGKEIAQNLFVQQWMNNNEDAQSRGKFIDYLKHIKNKNQASNAYIISKNSRNYYTDEGISRQIDSSDTWFDAFLASDRPFEVALDIDKGSSEVMVFINYAIELDGQRQGIAGIGRSLDSMVDLISEYRIGEGGIVYLVSGSGEIMLHGNKTKIGQSVDLAPIKNGAIQSKVIDGDDYVVSSTPVNSLGWHLVAEIPQEQLYGAINTAINTNIIFGVIIALVGLALARVLVGQIFRPIENITAAVNALTEKDGDLTARLPTDDNNEISDLAVKFNLFLEQLHYMFKQVSESAIHVKGISQDVLEQVQGAANLAEVQSSSTQTVAAAVNEMEVTVQDISGSASNAADIATKTEETTHKGVEFVQSTIKQMEQLEASMANSVASVLELSTEIKSISHVLDVIKGISEQTNLLALNAAIEAARAGEQGRGFAVVADEVRTLAQRTAESTEQINEMIDSLNAKASSTVTAIELGSKNTLENAERLKETGHTLNGISQEIVLLSELNNSVATATREQTLATSEISQNIVMISDSAEQTKENMKKSEHLCNGLNKESNILRDLLGKFTL from the coding sequence ATGTTATTAAAACGAAAAGTATACCTCAGTCTTATTTTGGCTGTTGTTGCTCCTTTAGCAATATCTACTCTAATATTTTCAAATAGTATTCGCTCAAATACAGAAGACAAACTAGCCAAAGTAGATTTACCAACAGCGCTTAGTGAGGTGAAAAGCCAAATAGAGCTGGAACTTTCTACACCTATTGTTGTAGGCAAAGAAATAGCGCAAAACTTATTTGTGCAGCAATGGATGAATAATAATGAAGATGCGCAAAGCCGAGGTAAATTCATTGATTACCTCAAACATATAAAAAATAAAAACCAAGCCAGTAACGCATACATTATTTCTAAAAACTCCCGCAATTATTACACCGATGAAGGTATTTCTAGGCAAATAGACAGTAGTGATACTTGGTTTGATGCTTTTTTAGCATCGGATAGACCATTTGAAGTAGCACTCGACATAGATAAAGGTAGCTCTGAGGTGATGGTATTTATTAATTATGCCATTGAGCTTGATGGGCAACGACAAGGAATTGCCGGAATAGGCCGTTCGCTCGATTCTATGGTGGATCTCATAAGTGAATATAGAATAGGAGAGGGCGGCATTGTTTATTTGGTCTCTGGTAGTGGCGAGATTATGTTGCATGGTAATAAAACTAAAATTGGGCAATCTGTTGACTTGGCGCCGATTAAAAATGGGGCAATTCAAAGTAAAGTAATTGATGGTGATGACTATGTTGTCTCAAGTACGCCAGTAAATTCATTAGGTTGGCATCTAGTCGCTGAAATTCCCCAAGAGCAATTATATGGCGCAATTAATACTGCTATTAATACTAATATCATTTTTGGTGTAATTATTGCGCTTGTAGGTTTAGCGTTAGCACGCGTGTTAGTAGGGCAAATATTTAGGCCAATCGAAAACATTACTGCAGCGGTGAATGCGTTAACAGAAAAAGATGGTGATTTAACGGCACGACTCCCTACTGATGATAATAATGAAATTTCAGACTTAGCGGTTAAGTTTAATCTGTTTTTAGAGCAGTTACATTATATGTTCAAACAGGTTTCTGAGTCGGCAATTCATGTTAAAGGTATTTCCCAAGATGTGCTTGAGCAAGTGCAAGGTGCGGCAAATTTAGCTGAAGTGCAATCATCGAGTACGCAAACGGTGGCGGCAGCCGTTAATGAGATGGAGGTTACGGTTCAGGATATTTCTGGTAGTGCCAGTAATGCAGCAGATATTGCTACTAAAACCGAAGAAACGACGCACAAAGGGGTTGAGTTTGTGCAAAGCACGATTAAACAAATGGAACAACTAGAAGCGTCAATGGCCAACTCTGTGGCCTCGGTGTTAGAGCTTTCGACAGAGATTAAATCAATTTCTCATGTCTTGGATGTAATTAAAGGGATTTCCGAGCAAACTAATTTATTGGCGTTAAATGCGGCTATTGAGGCTGCTAGAGCGGGTGAGCAGGGCCGTGGCTTTGCGGTAGTTGCTGACGAAGTAAGAACGCTTGCGCAACGTACCGCGGAGTCTACGGAGCAAATTAATGAGATGATTGATTCGTTAAATGCTAAAGCGTCAAGCACGGTAACAGCGATTGAATTGGGCAGCAAAAACACCCTAGAAAATGCCGAGCGCTTAAAAGAAACCGGCCATACATTAAATGGTATTTCACAGGAAATTGTACTACTAAGCGAGTTAAACAACTCAGTGGCTACTGCAACGCGAGAGCAAACACTAGCAACCTCAGAAATTAGCCAAAATATTGTGATGATTTCTGATTCGGCAGAGCAAACCAAAGAAAATATGAAAAAGTCAGAGCATCTTTGTAACGGTTTAAATAAAGAATCGAATATTTTAAGGGATTTACTGGGTAAGTTTACGCTTTAA
- a CDS encoding VOC family protein, whose translation MKLEHVNLVVSDINAMLKFYQAAFPYWSIRSEGEGTWYGKARRWIHFGDNEQYIAISDHGEGENRDLSGHQIGLAHFAYVTNNLNAVIARLKHAGFAISKEGAVNPFRKNIYYIDPAGFEVEFVEYMSDVPSERNNDL comes from the coding sequence ATGAAATTAGAACACGTAAATTTAGTTGTTAGTGACATAAATGCTATGCTTAAGTTTTACCAAGCAGCGTTTCCCTATTGGTCAATTAGAAGTGAGGGAGAAGGAACCTGGTATGGTAAAGCAAGGCGCTGGATACATTTTGGTGATAACGAGCAATATATTGCTATAAGCGATCATGGGGAAGGGGAAAACCGCGACCTATCAGGACATCAAATTGGTTTGGCACACTTTGCCTATGTAACCAATAACTTAAATGCAGTAATAGCGCGCCTAAAACATGCGGGCTTTGCAATAAGTAAAGAAGGTGCTGTAAATCCATTTAGAAAAAACATTTATTATATTGATCCCGCAGGGTTTGAAGTTGAGTTTGTAGAGTACATGAGTGATGTACCTAGTGAGCGAAATAACGACTTATAA
- a CDS encoding 5-carboxymethyl-2-hydroxymuconate Delta-isomerase, giving the protein MPHIIIEHSEDLPLLPQVLVEKIHTTTFESGLFDLETIKTRAIAYQHYQLGVGKEGFIHIAVHIMAGRSIEQKQLLSEQLLACLQTYCRASDSLSVNIYEMDHEIYRKN; this is encoded by the coding sequence ATGCCACACATTATTATTGAACACTCAGAAGATCTGCCTTTACTACCTCAAGTTCTTGTGGAAAAAATCCATACAACAACGTTTGAAAGTGGCTTATTTGATTTAGAAACAATAAAGACTCGCGCTATTGCTTATCAGCATTATCAGTTAGGTGTGGGTAAAGAAGGGTTTATTCATATTGCGGTGCATATTATGGCTGGGCGTTCCATTGAGCAAAAGCAACTACTAAGTGAGCAATTACTAGCCTGCTTGCAAACGTATTGCAGAGCCTCTGACAGTTTAAGCGTAAATATTTACGAAATGGATCACGAGATTTACCGTAAAAACTAA
- the secF gene encoding protein translocase subunit SecF has protein sequence MQILRLGGKTLRFMSLRKVAMGFSTLLIIASLASLFVKGLNFGLDFTGGTAVEVGFSQPADLKKVRNVLAENDFADASVQLFGSSQEILVRLAPRGDDVKAEVIGNQVIAALKQADDSVVMRRIEFVGPSVGEDLKEQGGLAMLTALICILIYVAFRFEWRFAVGAVGALLHDVIITIGLFSVLGLEFDLTILAAILAVIGYSLNDTIVVSDRIRENFRKVRIDDTIEIIDLSLTQTLNRTLVTSITTILVLIALFVWGGQTIHGFATALLFGVFIGTYSSVYVASSVAIAMGVSKEDLIPEVIEKEGADLDSMP, from the coding sequence ATGCAAATTTTAAGATTGGGCGGAAAAACCCTTCGTTTCATGTCTCTTCGAAAAGTGGCAATGGGCTTTTCTACGTTATTAATCATAGCGTCGCTGGCGTCACTTTTTGTTAAAGGCTTAAATTTCGGTTTAGATTTTACCGGCGGTACAGCAGTTGAGGTAGGTTTTTCACAACCTGCCGATCTGAAAAAAGTACGTAATGTACTGGCTGAAAACGACTTTGCTGATGCATCGGTACAGCTTTTTGGCTCAAGCCAAGAAATACTGGTCCGTTTAGCCCCTCGTGGTGATGATGTAAAAGCAGAAGTGATTGGTAACCAAGTAATTGCTGCCCTTAAACAAGCTGATGATAGCGTAGTAATGCGCCGTATTGAGTTTGTAGGCCCAAGCGTAGGTGAAGACTTAAAAGAGCAGGGTGGCCTTGCCATGTTAACTGCGCTTATATGTATCTTAATTTACGTGGCATTTCGCTTTGAATGGCGCTTTGCTGTAGGTGCGGTGGGTGCACTATTACACGATGTAATCATTACGATTGGTTTATTCTCGGTGCTTGGTTTAGAGTTTGACCTAACTATTTTGGCTGCAATACTCGCTGTGATAGGTTACTCACTAAACGATACCATTGTTGTATCAGACCGTATCCGTGAAAATTTCCGTAAAGTACGTATTGACGACACCATTGAAATTATTGACCTGTCACTTACGCAAACACTTAATCGTACTTTAGTTACATCAATTACCACTATTTTAGTATTGATTGCACTCTTTGTATGGGGCGGCCAAACTATTCATGGCTTTGCTACCGCACTATTATTTGGTGTATTTATTGGTACTTATTCTTCAGTTTACGTTGCCAGCTCGGTGGCTATTGCCATGGGCGTAAGTAAAGAAGATTTAATACCAGAGGTGATTGAAAAAGAAGGTGCCGATTTAGACTCAATGCCTTAA
- a CDS encoding BON domain-containing protein: MKTFNKSMIAALVLGTTAMGAQASSWENESKDAWIDGKAETVLLMNTNLNNFDINTDVKNGKVMLTGKVNSEVDKELAEELVLSLDGVTDVENSLTVVKNTDMKKHDSKMMGNDTESDLTDAKITTVITTRYLFDSEVGGTDIDVDTDNGVVTLKGTVESDAEKQLAMEIAKNAEDVRKVVDELTVIAE; the protein is encoded by the coding sequence ATGAAAACATTTAATAAGTCTATGATTGCAGCCCTAGTATTAGGAACAACCGCAATGGGTGCTCAGGCAAGCAGTTGGGAAAACGAAAGTAAAGATGCTTGGATTGATGGGAAAGCAGAAACAGTCTTGCTTATGAACACCAATCTAAATAACTTTGATATCAACACGGACGTAAAAAACGGCAAGGTAATGCTAACAGGTAAAGTAAACAGCGAAGTAGATAAAGAGCTTGCTGAAGAACTTGTGCTAAGCCTAGATGGTGTAACTGATGTTGAAAACAGTCTAACTGTGGTAAAAAACACCGACATGAAGAAGCATGATTCTAAAATGATGGGTAACGACACTGAAAGTGATTTAACCGATGCTAAAATCACTACAGTGATCACAACACGTTACTTATTTGATTCTGAAGTAGGTGGTACAGACATTGATGTTGATACCGATAATGGTGTGGTAACTCTTAAAGGTACAGTTGAGTCTGATGCTGAAAAGCAATTAGCGATGGAAATTGCTAAAAACGCTGAAGATGTTCGCAAGGTAGTTGATGAATTAACTGTTATTGCAGAATAA
- a CDS encoding LiaF domain-containing protein → MSVKIEDRPIEQVREQVIDQLIYNYSHGVISVEAFERRLDDAMAASDNKALMDLVEDLTLNTDQQYKAQKHSQFAPNYSAQHETDEEPLTLRSILGSSERSGQWVVPQNIYIENYMGSINLDFTDAIFTHQHVTIHVNCYFGSEEIYVPEHVNVVSKMFCILGSFENKTVSLNKRQGPTIHIEGKTVLGSVEVKVKRTIKEKFISFANDLKTQLGMNGKHY, encoded by the coding sequence ATGTCTGTTAAAATTGAAGACCGCCCTATTGAGCAAGTTCGTGAGCAAGTGATTGATCAGCTCATTTATAATTACAGCCATGGTGTTATTTCTGTTGAAGCATTTGAAAGGCGCTTAGACGACGCCATGGCAGCGAGTGACAATAAAGCACTTATGGATCTCGTTGAAGATTTAACCTTAAATACTGACCAGCAATATAAGGCGCAAAAGCACTCTCAGTTTGCACCTAATTATAGCGCGCAGCATGAGACTGATGAAGAGCCACTTACATTAAGAAGCATTCTTGGTTCGAGTGAACGAAGCGGCCAATGGGTAGTTCCTCAAAACATTTACATAGAAAACTACATGGGGTCAATCAATCTTGATTTTACAGATGCGATTTTTACCCACCAACATGTCACTATTCACGTTAATTGTTATTTTGGCAGCGAAGAAATATATGTGCCAGAGCACGTTAATGTAGTTTCTAAAATGTTTTGTATTTTAGGCAGTTTTGAAAATAAAACAGTGTCACTTAATAAACGCCAAGGGCCAACGATTCACATTGAAGGAAAAACTGTTTTAGGCTCTGTGGAAGTTAAAGTTAAACGCACTATTAAAGAAAAATTTATTAGCTTTGCAAATGATCTAAAAACTCAACTTGGCATGAATGGTAAACATTATTAA
- a CDS encoding YqaE/Pmp3 family membrane protein → MDIIRIIFSILLPPLGVFLQVGLGMHFWLNILLTLLGYFPGLIHAIYIIAKK, encoded by the coding sequence ATGGATATCATTAGAATTATTTTTTCTATTTTATTACCACCACTGGGTGTGTTTTTACAGGTAGGACTAGGGATGCATTTTTGGTTAAATATTTTGCTAACTTTGCTCGGCTATTTCCCAGGATTAATTCATGCGATTTATATTATCGCCAAAAAATAA
- a CDS encoding GGDEF domain-containing protein has protein sequence MTEQRKALESILQQGAITTLFQPIFDITKQSIIGYEALSRGPKNSPLAMPNKLFETAHKYQLISELELLCRSRAIENFVKLNLQGKLFLNVSPKILLDPSHPKGETLHLIEQFGLAANRVVIEVTEQEKVDDGFLLLKTIAHYRELGFTIAIDDLGAGYSGLKQWSQLCPDIVKIDRYFIDHCDQSEVKKEFLKSIVVLARATNTAVIAEGIERTEELDLVKSIGISHVQGFLLERPSQQPSYDYNCKQLQAFTSTQAGSKFEQSMAIGVLAVAQPAISSHTRCKEAHALFEQDKRIISLPVLNSNQQPIGLLHKDQLTEVFAAPYGHALYDKCEVTELMDKQPLVVDENQMLDIVSQQITEQDFDIRRHIVITSNNKYLGLAPLRDILKHITAEKIRHAQHANPLTMLPGNVAISEVIEQRLQHKQPFSLAYIDLNHFKQFNDLYGYASGDSVIKLLADVTVKACAHSANFVGHIGGDDFMVVFEKKDAVEVCNTIITQFELQSRVFFTPEHIAGKGYWATNREGEKQFVPLLTLSIGLVEPDLQQCKNSHQVAALATDAKKEAKRYRHSYLFICNRRRPAPAVVRLSNSKKSG, from the coding sequence GTGACTGAGCAACGTAAAGCCTTAGAGTCAATCTTACAACAAGGGGCAATAACAACCTTGTTCCAACCTATTTTTGATATAACTAAGCAATCTATTATTGGGTATGAAGCGCTGAGTCGAGGCCCTAAAAATAGCCCATTAGCGATGCCAAATAAGCTATTCGAAACGGCTCATAAATATCAATTAATTTCAGAGCTTGAGCTTTTATGCCGTTCTCGCGCCATAGAAAACTTTGTAAAACTAAATCTACAAGGGAAGTTATTTTTAAATGTCAGCCCAAAAATTCTACTCGATCCGAGCCACCCTAAAGGCGAAACCTTACATTTAATTGAACAGTTTGGTCTTGCGGCTAATCGTGTGGTGATTGAAGTCACCGAACAAGAAAAAGTAGATGATGGCTTTTTACTGTTAAAAACCATTGCTCATTATCGAGAGCTAGGCTTTACTATTGCTATTGACGATCTTGGTGCAGGTTATTCCGGTCTAAAGCAATGGTCGCAGTTATGCCCAGATATTGTAAAAATTGATCGTTACTTTATTGATCATTGCGATCAAAGCGAAGTTAAAAAAGAATTTCTAAAATCAATTGTGGTGTTAGCACGGGCAACAAATACAGCGGTGATTGCAGAGGGAATTGAGCGTACTGAAGAACTCGATTTAGTTAAAAGTATAGGCATAAGTCATGTTCAGGGATTTTTGTTAGAAAGACCCAGCCAACAACCAAGCTATGACTATAACTGTAAGCAGTTACAAGCATTTACATCGACTCAAGCAGGGTCAAAGTTTGAACAATCAATGGCTATCGGGGTGCTTGCTGTTGCTCAGCCTGCCATTAGCAGTCACACGCGTTGTAAAGAGGCTCATGCGCTTTTTGAGCAAGACAAGCGCATAATTAGCTTACCCGTTTTAAATAGCAATCAGCAGCCAATAGGGCTGTTACACAAAGATCAGCTAACAGAAGTGTTTGCCGCGCCATACGGGCATGCACTTTATGATAAATGTGAAGTCACTGAGTTAATGGATAAACAGCCTTTGGTGGTTGATGAAAATCAAATGCTTGATATTGTCTCTCAGCAAATAACAGAGCAAGACTTTGATATTCGTCGCCATATTGTTATCACAAGTAATAATAAATATTTAGGTTTGGCACCGCTAAGGGACATATTAAAGCACATTACCGCTGAAAAAATCCGCCACGCCCAACATGCTAACCCTCTAACCATGTTACCGGGTAATGTGGCAATTAGTGAAGTAATAGAGCAGCGTCTGCAACATAAACAGCCATTTTCACTAGCTTATATCGATTTAAATCATTTTAAACAATTTAACGATCTGTATGGTTATGCCAGTGGGGACAGCGTGATAAAACTTCTGGCCGATGTGACTGTAAAAGCGTGTGCGCACAGCGCTAACTTTGTCGGGCATATTGGTGGCGATGACTTTATGGTGGTGTTTGAAAAAAAAGATGCGGTGGAGGTTTGTAATACCATTATCACGCAATTTGAATTGCAGTCACGCGTATTTTTTACGCCAGAGCATATTGCTGGAAAAGGGTATTGGGCAACTAATCGAGAGGGCGAAAAGCAGTTTGTACCTCTACTTACATTATCGATAGGTTTAGTTGAGCCGGATCTGCAGCAGTGTAAAAATAGCCATCAAGTAGCGGCATTAGCCACAGATGCTAAAAAAGAAGCAAAACGTTATCGTCACAGCTACTTATTTATTTGTAATCGAAGAAGGCCTGCACCCGCTGTTGTGCGTTTATCCAATAGTAAAAAAAGTGGCTAA
- a CDS encoding winged helix-turn-helix domain-containing protein, with protein MNTQQTFSIGKCQISVFENKLFCADKTCVLQPKFIELLVYLVECYPNAVTREQLIENVWSGNQYVGEKALTNAIWHLRKSFKELDPDNTYIETLRKTGYRLVQKPTTPEPVNSINNTPLRSGYIYASVLAIVILLGSYWGYSALFENAKQPLAQSQQAARLYDYIETITTSPGRELFPAISNDSHFLAYSWRRPGHKANLYLRDLHLPEQAAIALTDTPFIEGRAVFSPDLTFIYYYRRKAAQGCEVIQQNIASGNITVIGLCGSKTSTDIDINATGTKLVYISEDEKNNDFTQLNLVDLTSSPYTVTQVPCTSACQYTDESVVFSPDATQLVVSRNLPTGFEELFLIDIKTAYAKQLTSGFVDMRGVDWHPNKPQLVFSGVKKGKRQGYFYNLKTQQMINAHIDGLSYPEYAHDGSLYFHQWNIDSALMRVETSNAVASFPFPVLSSDFNTRFPDYSKARKKLVFVSNESGSMELWTANQDGTSRKQLTNLSANIYNPVWSPDGNYIAFVASHLGEHALYLYDFNTQSSQSLPTGFSYHGKPSWAADSKSLLVANDKHVYRFDLKGNKLAQAIDSPTLYAYENKQGALIFANQATNQLWIKDPDSQTEQPLVSEINLSNHNSWYFFEGDTLAQSRIYYFNVKQGDYRLSYYDFSTNSHHDVIRLPERAFSRTSGLTFITNTNWLVYSSYKSPQIDIKRINQKYLP; from the coding sequence ATGAATACTCAACAGACATTTTCAATTGGAAAATGCCAAATATCGGTGTTTGAAAATAAGCTGTTTTGTGCCGATAAAACCTGTGTATTACAACCTAAATTTATAGAACTACTTGTTTACTTGGTAGAGTGTTATCCAAACGCAGTAACGCGTGAGCAACTAATAGAGAATGTGTGGAGTGGTAATCAATATGTGGGCGAAAAAGCACTGACAAATGCCATATGGCATCTTCGTAAAAGCTTTAAAGAACTCGACCCCGACAATACCTATATAGAAACACTGCGTAAAACGGGTTACCGCTTAGTACAAAAACCAACAACGCCAGAGCCTGTTAATAGCATTAACAATACGCCGCTTCGCTCTGGGTATATTTACGCTAGCGTACTTGCTATTGTTATATTATTAGGTAGCTATTGGGGTTATAGCGCCCTTTTTGAAAACGCAAAGCAGCCACTTGCTCAATCGCAACAAGCAGCACGTTTGTACGATTACATTGAAACAATTACCACCAGCCCAGGAAGAGAGTTGTTTCCGGCTATTTCTAATGACAGTCATTTTTTAGCGTATTCGTGGCGTCGCCCAGGACACAAAGCTAATTTATACTTACGTGATCTTCATTTACCAGAGCAAGCTGCAATAGCACTTACCGACACCCCATTCATTGAGGGCAGAGCGGTATTTAGTCCTGATTTAACGTTTATTTATTATTACCGCCGTAAAGCTGCTCAAGGCTGTGAAGTCATTCAGCAAAATATCGCCTCGGGCAATATCACTGTTATAGGGCTGTGCGGAAGTAAAACCAGTACCGATATAGACATTAATGCCACAGGCACTAAGCTGGTTTATATTAGTGAAGATGAAAAAAATAATGATTTTACCCAGCTTAACCTTGTCGATTTAACCTCATCGCCATACACAGTTACTCAAGTCCCTTGTACGTCAGCATGCCAATATACCGATGAGTCGGTTGTGTTTTCACCAGATGCGACACAGCTGGTGGTATCGCGTAATTTACCAACGGGTTTTGAAGAATTATTTTTAATCGACATAAAAACAGCTTATGCTAAGCAATTAACTTCAGGTTTTGTTGATATGAGAGGCGTTGATTGGCATCCCAATAAGCCACAACTTGTCTTTTCGGGTGTTAAAAAAGGCAAGCGCCAAGGTTATTTTTATAACCTCAAAACACAACAAATGATCAATGCGCACATCGATGGGTTAAGTTACCCAGAATATGCACATGATGGCAGTTTGTATTTTCATCAATGGAATATCGACTCTGCATTAATGCGTGTAGAAACCAGTAATGCGGTTGCAAGTTTCCCTTTTCCGGTATTATCAAGCGACTTTAATACGCGCTTTCCTGATTACAGTAAAGCCAGAAAAAAGTTAGTTTTTGTATCTAACGAATCGGGCTCAATGGAATTATGGACTGCAAATCAAGACGGCACCTCACGAAAACAGCTTACTAATCTCAGTGCAAATATTTACAACCCGGTGTGGTCACCTGATGGTAATTACATTGCCTTTGTTGCTTCTCATCTTGGTGAGCATGCGCTATACCTTTATGACTTTAACACCCAATCAAGTCAGTCATTACCCACAGGCTTTAGTTACCATGGAAAACCGAGTTGGGCTGCAGATAGTAAAAGCCTATTGGTAGCGAATGATAAACACGTTTATCGCTTCGACTTAAAGGGCAATAAACTCGCACAGGCCATAGATTCACCAACACTATACGCTTATGAAAACAAGCAAGGCGCTTTAATTTTTGCAAACCAAGCAACCAATCAGTTATGGATAAAAGACCCAGATAGCCAAACTGAGCAACCACTTGTTAGCGAAATTAATTTATCAAATCATAATTCGTGGTATTTTTTTGAAGGCGACACCTTAGCGCAATCGCGTATTTACTATTTTAATGTAAAACAAGGTGATTACCGTTTGAGTTATTACGACTTCTCAACCAACAGCCATCATGACGTAATACGCCTTCCCGAACGCGCATTTAGTCGCACCTCTGGCTTAACCTTTATTACAAATACCAACTGGCTTGTGTACTCTTCGTATAAGTCACCACAAATTGACATAAAACGTATCAACCAAAAATATTTGCCATAA
- the suhB gene encoding inositol-1-monophosphatase — MHPMLNIAVRAARNAGKLILRASEDLSKVEVQQKGTNDLVTNIDKEAEAVIRDTILRSYPDHCIVGEELGEHKGKDADYQWIVDPLDGTTNFIKGIPHFAVSIALKVKGRLDQAVIYDPIRGELFTASRGQGAQLNSKRLRVSKTVELAGSVLATGFPFKQKHHLDAYSEAFKALFVHTADIRRAGSAALDMAYVAAGRVDGFFEIGLKPWDTAAGELLVKEAGGMVVDFAGGNNYNVSGNVICGAPKLTQAIVREMRPVLSESLLR, encoded by the coding sequence ATGCATCCAATGTTAAACATTGCGGTTCGCGCTGCGCGTAACGCAGGCAAGCTTATTCTTCGTGCAAGTGAAGACTTATCAAAAGTTGAAGTGCAACAAAAAGGCACTAATGATTTAGTTACGAACATTGATAAAGAAGCCGAAGCCGTAATTCGTGACACTATTTTACGTTCTTACCCTGATCACTGCATCGTTGGTGAAGAGTTAGGCGAACACAAAGGTAAGGATGCTGATTACCAATGGATTGTTGACCCACTTGATGGCACAACTAACTTCATCAAGGGTATCCCTCATTTCGCAGTATCTATTGCACTTAAAGTTAAAGGTCGTTTAGACCAAGCCGTAATTTACGATCCAATTCGAGGCGAACTTTTCACCGCTTCTCGTGGTCAAGGCGCACAGTTAAACAGCAAACGTTTACGTGTATCTAAAACGGTTGAACTTGCCGGTTCTGTTCTTGCAACAGGTTTCCCTTTCAAACAAAAACACCACTTAGATGCCTATTCTGAAGCGTTTAAAGCATTATTCGTACATACCGCTGATATTCGTCGTGCAGGCTCTGCAGCACTTGATATGGCGTATGTTGCAGCGGGTCGTGTTGATGGTTTCTTTGAAATTGGTTTAAAACCGTGGGATACAGCAGCAGGCGAGCTATTAGTTAAAGAAGCTGGCGGCATGGTTGTTGATTTTGCTGGCGGTAATAACTACAACGTGAGCGGTAACGTTATTTGTGGTGCACCTAAGCTAACACAAGCGATTGTTCGTGAAATGCGCCCAGTATTATCTGAGTCGTTATTACGTTAA